The following are from one region of the Carassius auratus strain Wakin chromosome 43, ASM336829v1, whole genome shotgun sequence genome:
- the LOC113061727 gene encoding uncharacterized protein LOC113061727, which produces MVAKGQKRKLRREDEGGGSAWRSQLQSVLDISMDKFHRDQALVEPCLLRSVLINNTLRQVQSEVESLSTGNNPTKSKPEANFPQWSPSAEHHTPLFSLNAENTDDDFMAWTSEEDFSLSSAISSILKDLEAGQGPCASQRDPLSSVENRTQRPLRTERTSAVASSVKTEQMCPGRLQDVGVDRLLLDIDTAVFEPEVNLLQGFSVTADDLVKYLPSLSKSTSASSSSSLVSHGQATWEIQEIEHVMDILMRTYPQSSQCQQSLSSSTSLVLLKK; this is translated from the coding sequence ATGGTGGCCAAGGGACAGAAGCGCAAACTTCGCAGAGAGGACGAGGGAGGAGGATCAGCGTGGAGAAGTCAGCTGCAGTCCGTGTTGGACATCTCCATGGATAAGTTTCACCGTGACCAGGCTCTCGTGGAGCCCTGCTTATTACGGTCGGTTCTGATCAACAACACACTGCGGCAGGTCCAGTCCGAGGTCGAATCCCTGTCCACTGGAAATAATCCCACGAAATCAAAACCAGAGGCCAATTTCCCCCAGTGGTCTCCATCAGCAGAGCATCATACACCTCTGTTCTCGCTGAATGCTGAAAATACGGATGACGATTTCATGGCCTGGACTTCTGAGGAGGATTTCTCTTTATCTTCAGCCATTTCTTCCATTCTCAAAGATCTAGAGGCCGGTCAAGGGCCTTGTGCATCTCAGCGGGATCCGCTCAGCTCTGTAGAGAATCGAACACAGCGTCCTCTGAGGACTGAGAGAACGTCTGCCGTGGCATCGTCTGTCAAAACAGAGCAGATGTGTCCAGGTCGTCTCCAGGATGTAGGTGTAGACAGACTTCTCCTAGACATCGACACAGCTGTGTTTGAACCTGAGGTGAACCTTCTGCAAGGTTTCTCGGTCACGGCCGACGATCTGGTGAAGTATCTGCCATCCCTGTCCAAATCCACATCAgcgtcctcttcctcctctttagTCTCTCACGGTCAGGCAACGTGGGAAATCCAGGAGATAGAGCATGTCATGGACATCCTGATGCGAACGTACCCACAAAGCTCTCAATGTCAGCAGTCTTTGTCATCTAGCACATCTCTTGTTCTGTTAAAgaaatga